One Phocoena sinus isolate mPhoSin1 chromosome 14, mPhoSin1.pri, whole genome shotgun sequence genomic region harbors:
- the PGAM5 gene encoding serine/threonine-protein phosphatase PGAM5, mitochondrial: MAFRQALQLAACGLAGGSAAVFFSAVAVGKTRAGGDAEPRVVEPPAWAGAARPGPGVWDPNWDRSQMSSLAQPQLPRDRQCGILAWPCYRHPRREPLSLVNLRKRSLEPGEEELASRLDHYKAKATRHIFLIRHSQYHVDASLEKDRTLTPLGREQAELTGLRLASLGLKFNKIVHSSMTRAIETTDIISKHLPGVCKVSTDLLREGAPIEPDPPVSHWKPEAVQYYEDGARIEAAFRNYIHRADAKQQEDSYEIFICHANVIRYIVCRALQFPPEGWLRLSLNNGSITHLVVRPDGRVALRTLGDTGFMPPDKISRS, encoded by the exons ATGGCGTTCCGGCAGGCGCTGCAGCTGGCGGCCTGCGGCCTGGCCGGGGGCTCGGCCGCGGTGTTCTTCTCGGCGGTGGCAGTGGGGAAGACCCGCGCGGGCGGGGACGCGGAGCCGCGCGTGGTCGAGCCGCCGGCGTGGGCGGGGGCCGCGCGCCCCGGGCCCGGCGTCTGGGACCCCAACTGGGACAG GTCCCAGATGTCTTCTCTGGCTCAGCCCCAGCTCCCACGTGACCGCCAGTGTGGCATCTTGGCCTGGCCATGTTACAGGCACCCCAG GAGAGAACCACTGTCCCTGGTCAACCTGCGGAAGAGGAGCCTGGAGCCCGGAGAAGAAGAGCTGGCGTCCAGGCTGGACCACTACAAGGCCAAGGCCACACGGCACATCTTCCTCATCAGGCACTCCCAGTACCACGTGGACGCCTCCCTGGAGAAGGACCGCACGCTGACGCCCCTGG GTCGTGAGCAGGCTGAACTAACCGGTCTCCGACTTGCAAGCTTGGGGTTGAAGTTTAATAAAATCGTCCATTCCTCCATGACCCGTGCAATAGAAACCACTGACATCATCAGCAAACACCTGCCAG GCGTCTGCAAGGTCAGCACAGACCTGCTGAGGGAAGGCGCCCCCATCGAGCCTGACCCCCCCGTGTCTCACTGGAAGCCGGAGGCTGTG cagtATTATGAGGACGGGGCGCGGATCGAGGCCGCCTTCCGGAACTACATCCACCGGGCGGACGCCAAACAGCAGGAGGACAGCTACGAGATCTTCATCTGCCACGCCAACGTCATCCGCTATATCGTGTGCAG GGCGCTGCAGTTCCCTCCAGAAGGCTGGCTCCGCCTTTCCCTCAACAACGGCAGCATTACCCACCTGGTAGTCCGGCCAGATGGCCGAGTGGCTCTCAGGACCCTCGGGGACACGGGATTCATGCCTCCTGACAAGATCTCTCGCTCCTGA